In Capsicum annuum cultivar UCD-10X-F1 chromosome 7, UCD10Xv1.1, whole genome shotgun sequence, one genomic interval encodes:
- the LOC107843596 gene encoding probable 1-acylglycerol-3-phosphate O-acyltransferase — protein sequence MAEQINSAAGDTTGSGAKRWSFWPSILRWIPTSTDRIIASEKRLLSLVRTPYTQEQVNIGTGPPGSKVRWFRSVSNEPRSINTVTFDSKEGSPTLVMVHGYGASQGFFFLNFDALAKHFKVIAIDQLGWGGSSRPDFTCRSTEETEDWFIDSLEEWRKAKNLSSFILLGHSFGGYVAAKYALKHPEHVQQLILVGPAGFSSETEHMSERMTQFRATWKGAVLNQLWESNFTPMKLIRGLGPWGPNLVRRYTNARFTDLTEESSGLLSDYIYHTLAAKPSGELCLKYIFSFGAFAKSPLLYRAPDWKVPTAFIYGHQDWMNYRGAQQARKNMKVPCEIIRVPQAGHFVFMENTSAFHSAVLYACRRFISPQKDSDSLPEGLVSV from the coding sequence ATGGCAGAGCAAATCAATTCAGCAGCCGGCGATACCACAGGTTCCGGAGCGAAACGTTGGTCATTTTGGCCCTCTATTCTTCGTTGGATACCTACATCTACTGACCGCATCATAGCTTCCGAAAAGCGCCTTCTTTCTCTTGTTAGGACTCCTTATACTCAAGAACAGGTCAACATTGGGACTGGTCCACCAGGTTCAAAAGTAAGATGGTTTCGATCGGTGAGCAATGAACCGAGATCTATCAATACTGTTACTTTTGACAGCAAAGAGGGTTCTCCTACTCTTGTTATGGTCCATGGATATGGTGCCTCTCAAGGTTTCTTCTTTCTGAATTTTGATGCCCTTGCAAAACATTTCAAAGTAATTGCTATTGATCAGCTTGGCTGGGGTGGATCAAGCAGGCCCGACTTCACATGCAGAAGTACTGAAGAGACTGAGGATTGGTTTATCGATTCCCTTGAGGAGTGGCGCAAAGCCAAAAATCTTAGCAGCTTTATTTTGCTTGGGCATTCTTTTGGAGGATATGTCGCTGCAAAATATGCTCTCAAGCATCCCGAGCATGTTCAGCAGTTGATTCTGGTAGGACCAGCTGGATTTTCATCTGAGACTGAACATATGTCCGAGCGGATGACCCAGTTCAGAGCAACTTGGAAGGGAGCTGTCTTGAATCAGCTGTGGGAGTCTAATTTTACCCCAATGAAACTTATCAGAGGCTTAGGCCCATGGGGTCCAAACCTTGTCCGTAGATACACAAATGCTAGATTTACTGATTTGACTGAGGAGTCGTCTGGACTACTCTCAGATTATATATATCACACTTTGGCAGCAAAACCTAGTGGGGAGCTAtgcttaaaatatatattttcctttGGAGCTTTTGCCAAGAGTCCTCTTTTATACAGAGCACCAGATTGGAAGGTGCCAACAGCTTTCATATATGGACACCAAGATTGGATGAATTATCGAGGAGCGCAACAAGCAAGAAAGAATATGAAGGTTCCATGTGAAATCATTAGGGTCCCTCAGGCTGGTCACTTTGTATTTATGGAGAACACATCGGCATTCCATTCTGCTGTACTCTATGCTTGCCGTAGATTTATCTCACCACAGAAGGACAGTGACTCACTCCCTGAAGGCTTGGTATCAGTCTGA